CATCGAGCTGGCGGCCCGGGTGCGGGGCCGGCTGCTGGCCCAGCCGCTGAAGCTGCGGTTGCAGGTGCTGGACATGGCCCGCATGGGCCTGCTCTACGGCCTGCTGCTGGATGGCTTCAAGCTGCTCTGAGCCCTCAGACGGCGGCCAGCAGATAAAGCAGGGCCATCCGGATCGGAATGCCGTTGCGGACCTGCTCCTCCACCAGGCTGCGGCCGGGATCATCGAGCAGCTCGCCGGCGATCTCCACCCCCCGGTTCACCGGGCCGGGGTGCAGCACCGGCACGGCGTCGCCGCAGAGGGCGAGGCGCCGGTGGCTGAGGCCATACTGGCGGTGGTAGGTGTCCAGGCTGGTGAGCAGGTGCTGCTGCATCCGCTCCTTCTGCAGGCGCAGGGTCATGACGGCATCGGCCCCGGGCAGGGCCTCCTCCAGGCGCCGCTCGACCCGCACTCGGCCCCGGGCGGCCACCGGATCAGCCCCCTGGCCCGGCGGCGGGGCCAGCACGAAGTCGGCGAAGCAATCGGGCAGCAGGGTGGCCGGCCCGCAGAGCACCACGTCGGCACCGCAGGCGGTGAGGGCCCAGAGGTTGGAGCGGGCCACCCGGGAATGGAGCACGTCGCCGACGATGACGATGCGGCGGCCCCGCAGGCTGGCGGGGGAGGGGGCCTCGGGTTCGAAATGCCGCGCCAGGGTGAACAGGTCGAGCAGACCCTGGCTGGGGTGGCTGTGCAGGCCATCGCCGGCGCTGAGCACCGACACGCGCTCACCGCAGCGGTCGAGGTCGCGGGCG
This genomic stretch from Cyanobium gracile PCC 6307 harbors:
- a CDS encoding aspartate carbamoyltransferase catalytic subunit is translated as MSGWSHRHVLDLATFSVDDFATLLELAQRFRALPVAGARRLPALQGRLMTSLFFEPSTRTRSSFELAAKRLSAEVQSFSPSSSSLSKGESLLDTARTYVAMGANILVVRHRCAGVPHSLARDLDRCGERVSVLSAGDGLHSHPSQGLLDLFTLARHFEPEAPSPASLRGRRIVIVGDVLHSRVARSNLWALTACGADVVLCGPATLLPDCFADFVLAPPPGQGADPVAARGRVRVERRLEEALPGADAVMTLRLQKERMQQHLLTSLDTYHRQYGLSHRRLALCGDAVPVLHPGPVNRGVEIAGELLDDPGRSLVEEQVRNGIPIRMALLYLLAAV